The stretch of DNA CCAGACCGGTCGCCGTCTCGGGCCCCACCGGAGGGTAGATCCGCAGGTAGTGCCCGGCGGCGTCGCCGTACTGCATCGCGCTCGCGAAGTTGCTGAAGAACATGTTGATGTCGCTGGAATACGGCGCGATATCGCGCAGCGGTTGTTGCGCCGACGTGAGCGCCTTGGTCAGCCGCGGAGCCAGCGGACGCGCGTCGTGCAGCGTGCCGGTCAGCGCCCGCACCGCGGACTCGGCCGGGGCCGCGATCCCGGGCACCTTCTCCAGCGGCTGCGTGCCCTCGCGGAGCACCCCGCGGACGTCGGGCGTCGCCTCGCCGATCGCTTCGGCGCCGGGACGCAGCTGTGCGGCTGCCACGCCCGTGTCGTGCAGCGGGCCGCGGAGGTCGTGCAGTGCTGTACGCACCTGGCCGAGGGTTCCCGGCGCCCGCTCCAACGAGTCGGCCAGCGGCTTGCCACCATCCACATTGGCCGCTTGCAGGGTGTTGTCCGCGTGTCCGGCCAGTTCGCCGAGTTGCTGCTGCCTGCCCTGGAAAGAGGTGGCCACGTCGTCGGCGGTGTGCAGCAGCCGGGTCAGGTCGGTGCCGGAGTTCGCGTTCAGCGCCCGGGACACCTCCCCGAGGCCACCCAACGTCCCCGGCAGCGTCGAGAGCGAATCGTGCATGTCCTGGGAGTGACCGATGGCCCCGCCACCGGTCTCGCGCAGGGTCGACCCGAGCGCGTTCCTGGTCGGCTCGTCCAGCACCTCGAGCAGATCGGAGATGTCCTGCGCGCCGTCCCCGGGCCCGCTCGCGATGACCGCACCCGGCGGGAGCGGTCCGGAACCGGCGGTGCCGGGGTTCAGCTCGACGAACTTCTGCCCGAGCGCCGACCTGGCGACCACAGCGGAGCTCGCGTCCCGGAAGACCTTCCGATCTCCTTCCAGGAGCATGGTCACCACCGGACGGTCGCCGGCTAGTTCGACCGAGGCCACCTGCCCGGCGCGAACGTTCCCGAGCCGGACGTCGTCGCCCGCCCGCAGCGAACCGACGTCGGCGAACGATGCCTTGA from Saccharopolyspora sp. SCSIO 74807 encodes:
- a CDS encoding MlaD family protein → MAQSSSRSRRRRSMLAGTALLAVLACAVLIALTASTGLPWQQVTRVKASFADVGSLRAGDDVRLGNVRAGQVASVELAGDRPVVTMLLEGDRKVFRDASSAVVARSALGQKFVELNPGTAGSGPLPPGAVIASGPGDGAQDISDLLEVLDEPTRNALGSTLRETGGGAIGHSQDMHDSLSTLPGTLGGLGEVSRALNANSGTDLTRLLHTADDVATSFQGRQQQLGELAGHADNTLQAANVDGGKPLADSLERAPGTLGQVRTALHDLRGPLHDTGVAAAQLRPGAEAIGEATPDVRGVLREGTQPLEKVPGIAAPAESAVRALTGTLHDARPLAPRLTKALTSAQQPLRDIAPYSSDINMFFSNFASAMQYGDAAGHYLRIYPPVGPETATGLAPVEDPTVSRDAYPAPGEITHQREAGVLGERKGR